In one window of Desulfurella amilsii DNA:
- a CDS encoding TolC family protein, with product MFKYAFFVMLALVFFISDCAEYKPLKINNAQINKKTSQIDKKALESMPNGKIILSKLENDEPLNENDIASLALILNHTLKIERDNLQIAKAQIKNSQTIPNPSVSADTGFPIAGNILNTYNSYSIGLSYPIDWIFSHSAKVKSAVLEYEAKKLNYDFNAYQIMQDAKITAANVYYLEQILKQLSDKLNLYKKIYDTVKNAYSKQLVLLSDLQLAKNEYETSKLTYLDTKNLLDKQNDKLKEVLGLPLNVTLKVNFKPRYTSKLPPLKELYKNIENRLDIVAYRLAYQAQEERTRLAFIQQFPRVSINFPFNRDTSNVQTLGVGISIDFPIFNTNKAQIDIQKATRKKMYDEYISRIITAKFDIKRLKSDIENIQNQLRFLNADYENNTDLLRYYNQAYRDNYINIIEFYKNSNDVIDKKINILNLEKSLYSMQIALEIASAKKIN from the coding sequence ATGTTTAAGTATGCTTTTTTTGTAATGTTGGCTTTGGTATTTTTTATATCTGATTGTGCTGAATATAAGCCGCTTAAAATTAATAATGCGCAGATTAATAAAAAAACAAGCCAGATCGATAAAAAAGCGCTAGAAAGTATGCCAAATGGTAAAATTATACTATCAAAGCTTGAAAATGATGAGCCATTAAATGAAAACGATATAGCGAGCTTAGCGTTAATCCTAAACCATACATTAAAAATTGAAAGGGACAATTTACAAATTGCAAAAGCACAAATTAAGAATTCACAAACAATACCAAATCCCAGCGTATCAGCTGATACGGGTTTTCCTATAGCTGGCAATATTCTAAATACATACAACAGTTATTCGATTGGACTTTCTTATCCCATTGATTGGATTTTTTCGCATAGCGCAAAGGTAAAAAGTGCTGTACTTGAGTATGAAGCAAAAAAATTAAATTACGATTTTAATGCTTACCAGATAATGCAGGATGCAAAAATCACAGCTGCAAATGTATATTATTTAGAACAAATATTGAAACAATTATCAGATAAACTAAATTTATATAAGAAAATTTACGACACAGTAAAAAATGCCTACAGCAAACAGCTGGTTTTATTAAGCGATTTGCAGCTTGCAAAAAATGAGTATGAAACGTCAAAATTGACGTATCTGGATACTAAAAATTTATTAGATAAGCAAAACGATAAGTTAAAAGAAGTACTGGGTCTTCCTTTAAATGTAACTCTAAAAGTCAATTTTAAACCTCGCTACACTTCAAAATTACCACCTTTGAAAGAACTATACAAAAATATAGAAAATCGTTTAGATATAGTGGCTTATAGGCTGGCATATCAGGCTCAAGAAGAAAGAACTCGTCTTGCATTTATTCAGCAATTTCCAAGGGTTTCTATAAATTTTCCATTTAATCGCGACACTTCAAATGTTCAAACATTAGGTGTTGGTATTTCTATAGATTTTCCTATCTTTAATACAAATAAGGCACAAATAGACATACAAAAAGCCACTCGAAAAAAAATGTACGACGAATATATATCTCGTATTATTACGGCCAAATTTGATATAAAAAGGCTAAAATCTGATATAGAAAATATACAAAACCAATTGAGATTTTTAAATGCAGATTACGAAAATAACACAGATCTATTGCGCTACTATAATCAAGCATACAGGGACAATTATATTAACATAATAGAGTTTTATAAAAATTCCAATGACGTGATTGATAAAAAAATAAACATTTTAAACTTAGAAAAATCTTTGTACAGTATGCAAATAGCTTTAGAGATTGCTTCTGCAAAAAAGATTAATTGA
- a CDS encoding efflux RND transporter periplasmic adaptor subunit — MKRVIWIAIIICASVFFVAYLLLNKNKSTLNNSSKEVLVASVNAVPIQLRALSRDIVAYGIIESKPGTAKTITLNFDATINKMYVIDGQSINKDQLLFSVIPSPATQSQLMQAENSVKLSQENLKITQEKFKLHLLTQQDILNAQNALNQAEIVYENLKKVYTDKVYSPTNGVITKINYTEGANVVAGSPILSVANTNNIAVKCGVEPEDVNFLKLGMPVTIFLIDYNKNITGKIVSISNIIDPATHLINVYISPDANESLLLNSYVEVSIPVSKSTGFSVPKLALLYENGHYIIYTIKNGTAKKHIVNVVLKNQNYALITSSEITDKDLVVTQGAYELKNNMRVKVQK, encoded by the coding sequence ATGAAAAGGGTTATCTGGATAGCAATAATTATATGTGCAAGCGTTTTTTTTGTAGCTTATTTATTATTAAATAAAAATAAATCAACTTTAAATAATTCATCCAAAGAGGTGCTTGTTGCTAGTGTAAATGCTGTCCCAATTCAACTTAGAGCACTTTCAAGGGATATAGTAGCATACGGCATTATTGAATCTAAACCAGGAACAGCCAAAACCATTACTCTGAATTTTGATGCTACTATTAACAAAATGTATGTTATTGATGGTCAAAGTATAAACAAAGACCAACTGCTTTTTAGCGTAATTCCATCGCCTGCTACGCAATCTCAATTAATGCAAGCGGAAAATTCAGTAAAATTATCACAAGAAAATTTAAAAATCACCCAAGAAAAATTTAAACTTCATTTATTAACACAACAGGATATCTTGAATGCCCAAAATGCACTTAATCAAGCTGAAATTGTATATGAGAATTTGAAAAAAGTATACACAGATAAAGTTTACTCTCCCACAAACGGGGTTATAACAAAAATTAATTATACAGAGGGCGCTAATGTAGTAGCAGGCAGTCCAATTTTATCGGTAGCAAACACTAACAATATTGCTGTAAAATGTGGCGTAGAGCCAGAAGATGTTAATTTTTTAAAATTAGGTATGCCAGTTACAATATTTCTTATAGATTACAATAAAAACATTACAGGTAAAATTGTTTCTATATCCAATATTATTGATCCAGCGACTCATCTAATTAATGTTTATATTTCGCCTGATGCCAATGAAAGTCTTTTGCTAAATAGTTATGTAGAAGTAAGTATTCCCGTTTCTAAAAGTACAGGTTTTAGTGTTCCAAAATTGGCTCTTTTGTATGAAAATGGACACTACATTATTTATACTATAAAAAATGGCACAGCTAAAAAGCATATTGTTAATGTAGTTTTGAAAAATCAAAATTATGCTTTGATTACATCTTCTGAGATTACAGATAAAGACCTTGTTGTAACGCAGGGTGCGTATGAATTAAAAAATAATATGAGAGTGAAGGTTCAAAAATGA